The following proteins are co-located in the Patescibacteria group bacterium genome:
- a CDS encoding 50S ribosomal protein L25, translating into MQHAQITAGLRQEKGRKTNILRAEGKVPGVMYGFEVTAPVSVTVDRNAFNKIYAKAGESMVVDLEIDGKTHPVLIADIQRNVLTDFFTHVDFRRVDLKRKIEAKIPLKLVGEAPAVKTLGGTLVQSLEEVEVLSLPDALVHEIEVDISALVTFDDMIRVKNVKLPEGIEVKTWAEQTVATVQPPRSEAEMAALDAAVDTDVSKVEVLTEKKEEPGAEGAAPADAKPEKKEKSDKK; encoded by the coding sequence ATGCAACACGCTCAAATTACCGCCGGGCTCCGACAGGAGAAGGGCCGAAAGACGAATATCCTTCGCGCTGAAGGAAAAGTTCCAGGAGTTATGTACGGTTTCGAAGTAACGGCTCCGGTCTCTGTGACCGTTGACCGCAACGCCTTTAATAAAATTTACGCTAAGGCCGGCGAATCCATGGTCGTTGACCTGGAGATTGATGGCAAGACGCACCCAGTGCTTATTGCTGACATTCAGCGCAACGTTCTCACGGACTTTTTCACGCATGTGGACTTCCGCCGCGTGGACTTGAAGCGCAAGATTGAAGCCAAGATTCCACTCAAGCTCGTGGGCGAAGCGCCAGCCGTGAAAACTCTCGGTGGTACCCTCGTTCAGTCCTTGGAGGAAGTGGAAGTGCTCTCTCTTCCAGATGCGCTCGTGCATGAGATCGAGGTAGATATCTCCGCTCTTGTGACCTTTGATGATATGATCCGCGTGAAGAATGTGAAGTTGCCAGAAGGTATTGAAGTCAAGACCTGGGCCGAGCAAACTGTAGCTACGGTTCAGCCGCCTCGTTCTGAAGCTGAAATGGCCGCTCTTGATGCAGCCGTTGACACTGACGTGTCCAAGGTAGAGGTTCTTACAGAGAAGAAAGAAGAACCTGGTGCTGAAGGTGCTGCTCCGGCTGACGCAAAGCCAGAGAAGAAAGAAAAGTCAGACAAAAAGTAA
- the secE gene encoding preprotein translocase subunit SecE, which translates to MFSLTKNPVTRYFLDVRDEIKKVTWPTQKQALMYSGFVIGGCLVIGTYFGLIDHLFTIGLQALVGLVASK; encoded by the coding sequence ATGTTTAGTCTCACTAAGAATCCAGTGACCCGCTACTTCCTGGACGTCCGGGATGAAATCAAGAAAGTAACCTGGCCCACCCAGAAACAAGCCCTCATGTATTCCGGCTTCGTGATTGGCGGCTGCCTGGTGATTGGTACGTACTTCGGACTCATTGACCACCTCTTTACCATTGGCCTCCAAGCTTTGGTTGGCCTGGTGGCCAGCAAATAA
- the gyrB gene encoding DNA topoisomerase (ATP-hydrolyzing) subunit B: MASKPDAKSSDYSAKNITVLEGLDPVRKRPGMYIGSTGPEGLHHLIWEVVDNCFDEAMAGHASMITVHVQPDNWISVEDDGRGIPVDIHPEQKISALELVLTKLHAGGKFGGEASGYKVSGGLHGVGVSVVNALSDHLKAEVHRDGEIWVQEYKKGIPVAKVKAIGKTKKRGTIISFHADKTIFESIEFKLDTIIDHLRQQAYLTAGIHLEIIDETGATPKPYGFFFEGGVASYVRHLNERKEAKHPSVFYVHKAVENCDVEVALQYTTEYHESVYCYANNIVNPEGGTHMNGFKTALTRVLNSYARVKGYLKEKDPSLTGDDAREGLTAVISVKIPEPQFEGQTKGKLGNQEVKTAVDAVFGEALQIFLEEHPRDAEEIIGKCLLSARARAAARAARDTVLRKGVLDGLTLPGKLSDCSSKDSTSTELFIVEGDSAGGSAKQARNREFQAILPLRGKILNVERARLDKLLANNEVKNLVIALGTNIGEAFDITAMRYGRVVIMTDADVDGAHIRTLLLTLFYRHFPQLVSNGNIYIAMPPLFRIQVGKEVRYAFAEEEKIQFVKEMTGGKGEEALKNHGETTPLEEGEETMTEVVTASGVKVNIQRYKGLGEMNPDQLWETTMDPGTRKMKLVTIEDAALADETFDILMGADVAPRKKFIQTHAKDVANLDV, translated from the coding sequence ATGGCCTCAAAACCCGACGCAAAATCATCCGACTACAGCGCGAAAAATATTACAGTCCTGGAGGGACTTGATCCGGTGCGCAAGCGCCCGGGCATGTACATTGGCTCAACCGGCCCCGAAGGTCTCCACCATCTTATTTGGGAGGTGGTAGACAACTGTTTTGATGAAGCCATGGCCGGCCACGCCTCCATGATCACTGTCCATGTCCAACCGGACAACTGGATTAGTGTTGAAGATGACGGCCGCGGTATCCCTGTAGACATTCACCCCGAGCAAAAGATTTCGGCTCTCGAACTTGTCCTGACCAAGCTGCACGCCGGAGGTAAATTTGGTGGCGAAGCTTCTGGATATAAGGTGTCTGGTGGTTTGCACGGTGTTGGCGTATCTGTCGTGAACGCACTTTCCGATCATCTGAAGGCCGAGGTTCATCGCGACGGCGAAATTTGGGTGCAGGAATATAAGAAAGGCATCCCAGTAGCAAAAGTGAAGGCTATTGGCAAAACCAAAAAGCGCGGAACCATCATCAGTTTTCACGCTGACAAAACAATTTTTGAGTCTATCGAGTTCAAGCTCGACACTATCATTGACCACTTGCGCCAGCAGGCATATCTAACCGCCGGGATTCACCTTGAAATTATCGACGAAACCGGCGCCACACCAAAGCCCTACGGCTTCTTCTTTGAAGGAGGCGTAGCCTCATACGTTCGCCATCTTAACGAACGCAAAGAGGCCAAGCACCCGAGCGTGTTCTACGTGCACAAGGCCGTAGAAAACTGTGATGTCGAAGTCGCCTTGCAATACACGACGGAGTACCACGAGAGCGTGTATTGTTACGCAAACAACATCGTGAACCCTGAAGGCGGTACCCACATGAACGGCTTTAAAACCGCGCTCACTCGCGTCTTGAATAGCTACGCACGCGTGAAGGGTTATCTCAAAGAGAAAGACCCAAGCCTGACTGGCGATGATGCTCGAGAAGGCCTGACGGCAGTGATCAGCGTCAAGATTCCTGAACCGCAGTTTGAAGGTCAAACCAAGGGCAAACTTGGCAACCAGGAAGTAAAAACCGCGGTTGACGCCGTCTTTGGCGAAGCGCTCCAAATTTTCCTAGAGGAACACCCGCGTGATGCCGAAGAAATAATCGGTAAATGTTTATTGTCCGCTCGTGCCCGCGCGGCTGCCCGCGCCGCCCGCGATACCGTACTCCGTAAGGGTGTGCTCGACGGCCTGACTCTTCCCGGTAAGTTATCCGACTGCTCAAGCAAAGACTCCACGAGCACCGAGCTATTCATCGTTGAGGGAGACTCCGCAGGCGGCTCAGCTAAACAAGCTCGCAACCGCGAGTTCCAAGCCATTCTTCCTCTGCGCGGTAAAATCCTGAACGTTGAACGCGCTCGGCTCGATAAACTCCTGGCCAACAATGAAGTAAAGAACCTGGTCATTGCGCTCGGTACAAACATCGGCGAAGCTTTTGACATTACGGCCATGAGATATGGCCGAGTAGTCATCATGACCGACGCTGACGTGGACGGCGCGCACATTCGCACACTTCTGTTGACGCTCTTCTATCGTCACTTCCCACAACTAGTTAGCAACGGCAACATCTACATTGCCATGCCTCCACTCTTCCGAATCCAAGTTGGCAAGGAAGTTCGCTATGCCTTCGCCGAAGAGGAAAAAATTCAGTTCGTCAAAGAAATGACCGGCGGCAAGGGCGAAGAAGCGCTAAAAAATCATGGCGAGACCACACCGCTTGAAGAAGGCGAAGAAACCATGACTGAAGTAGTTACTGCTTCCGGCGTAAAGGTGAACATTCAGCGCTACAAGGGTCTTGGTGAAATGAACCCCGATCAGCTCTGGGAAACCACCATGGATCCAGGCACGCGCAAGATGAAACTGGTTACCATTGAAGACGCTGCCCTAGCTGACGAAACATTCGACATTCTCATGGGTGCTGATGTAGCCCCACGCAAGAAATTCATCCAAACACACGCTAAAGACGTAGCCAACCTCGACGTCTAA
- a CDS encoding FtsW/RodA/SpoVE family cell cycle protein: MRRFDWLLVLAGFLLFSIGIAAIASVELSRGGHSAFVEKQLIALVLGLVVAVLAARANYQIFRSYARIMYGVGVLSLLGLFVLGSTLNGTTGWYIVGGFAFQPVEIMKLGLILELARYFADDAERPFAWREFFGSGIRLGLPVFLVLLQPDFGSALLLCGIWFVMAFFAGLRAQHVATVSGILLGGFLIGWFALFASYQRERILTFMNPASDPQGSGYNVTQALVAIGSGGIIGRGLGGGSQSQLRFLPESQSDFIFAVIGEELGFVGIMLLFGGFLLLLSRMLLLAYRGRDFFGSYLVIGVLALFFMQIVIHVGANLALMPATGIPLPLVSYGGTSLMLSLALLGMVESVASKTRG; encoded by the coding sequence ATGCGCCGCTTTGATTGGCTATTAGTGCTTGCGGGTTTTTTGCTTTTTTCTATTGGCATTGCGGCTATTGCTTCCGTCGAGTTGTCTCGTGGCGGACATTCGGCGTTCGTCGAGAAGCAGCTGATCGCACTTGTTCTCGGCTTAGTCGTTGCCGTGCTCGCCGCTCGGGCGAATTATCAAATTTTTCGTTCGTACGCCCGCATTATGTATGGCGTGGGAGTTCTCTCGCTCCTTGGTCTCTTTGTGCTCGGCTCGACGTTGAACGGTACGACAGGTTGGTACATTGTTGGCGGATTCGCTTTTCAGCCGGTGGAGATTATGAAGCTTGGCCTTATTCTGGAGCTCGCCCGGTATTTCGCTGACGACGCCGAGAGACCATTCGCTTGGCGAGAATTTTTTGGGAGTGGTATTCGCCTCGGCCTTCCTGTATTTCTCGTCCTACTACAACCAGACTTTGGCAGTGCGCTTTTGTTGTGTGGTATCTGGTTTGTGATGGCTTTTTTTGCCGGCTTGCGTGCCCAGCACGTCGCTACAGTTTCCGGAATTCTACTCGGCGGATTTTTGATCGGCTGGTTTGCCTTGTTTGCTAGCTACCAGCGCGAACGCATTCTGACTTTTATGAATCCCGCTTCTGATCCTCAGGGTTCCGGCTACAACGTGACGCAGGCGCTGGTGGCCATCGGTTCCGGTGGCATCATTGGTCGAGGTCTTGGCGGGGGGAGCCAGAGCCAGCTTCGATTCCTTCCTGAGAGTCAGTCAGACTTTATCTTTGCGGTTATTGGAGAGGAGTTAGGGTTTGTGGGCATCATGCTGCTTTTTGGCGGGTTTCTCCTCCTTCTTTCTCGCATGCTCCTATTAGCTTACAGGGGCCGGGATTTCTTCGGCTCTTACCTTGTTATAGGAGTGCTAGCTCTCTTTTTCATGCAAATCGTCATTCATGTGGGGGCGAACCTAGCCCTCATGCCCGCTACGGGCATCCCGCTTCCTTTGGTTAGCTACGGCGGCACCTCGCTTATGCTTTCTTTGGCTCTCTTGGGTATGGTTGAGAGCGTGGCGTCTAAAACTAGGGGATAA